In Streptomyces sp. NBC_01551, one DNA window encodes the following:
- a CDS encoding MFS transporter has protein sequence MPPQPTKAPTTTPWRNRNFRTLFAASTLNQFATNTGAVAVPLLALTALDASAAQVGALATLSTLAFLLIGLPAGAWVDRLRTRRVLIAADLARAALFASLPAACWLDALTLAQLYAVVLLGGCATVFSDVGSQSVLPRLIDRESLVRANAAIVTLMAVANIAGRGAGGALVAALTAPFALACVSAAYLTSALRLIAIAATPAPPTGDRTRLLPQIREGLRHVLGHPELRALALNAALSNLGGSIINTMLPVLFVRELGLSPASLGLFWAAGGVGLLLGARLARPFAARVGYGRALVLSLTPATLLVPLLDRGPWLWLAGAGWMLAMMKVGANNVLGVSLRQHLTPDPLLGRMNATFRFMLTGALALGAATSGFLTELTTLHTTLWAGAVVMALAWLPLSLSPVRERVSLDGT, from the coding sequence ATGCCCCCACAGCCCACCAAAGCTCCCACCACCACCCCGTGGCGCAACAGAAACTTCCGCACCCTCTTCGCCGCCTCCACCCTCAACCAGTTCGCCACGAACACCGGCGCCGTGGCCGTCCCCCTCCTCGCCCTCACCGCGCTCGACGCGAGCGCCGCACAGGTCGGCGCCCTCGCCACGCTCTCCACCCTCGCGTTCTTACTCATAGGCCTCCCGGCCGGCGCCTGGGTCGACCGCCTGCGCACCCGCCGCGTCCTGATCGCCGCCGACCTGGCCCGCGCCGCCCTCTTCGCCTCGCTCCCCGCCGCCTGTTGGCTCGACGCACTCACGCTCGCGCAGCTGTACGCCGTCGTCCTCCTCGGTGGCTGCGCCACCGTCTTCTCGGACGTCGGCTCACAGAGCGTCCTGCCCCGGCTGATCGACCGCGAGAGCCTGGTACGGGCCAACGCGGCCATCGTGACCCTGATGGCCGTCGCCAACATCGCCGGCCGGGGCGCCGGCGGAGCCCTGGTCGCCGCCCTCACCGCACCCTTCGCCCTCGCGTGCGTCTCGGCGGCGTACCTCACCTCCGCGCTCCGCCTCATCGCCATCGCCGCCACGCCCGCCCCGCCAACCGGCGACCGCACACGGCTCCTGCCCCAGATCCGGGAGGGCCTGCGCCACGTCCTGGGCCACCCGGAGCTACGGGCCCTGGCGCTCAACGCCGCGCTCAGCAACCTGGGCGGCTCGATCATCAACACCATGCTGCCGGTGCTGTTCGTACGGGAACTCGGACTCTCCCCGGCCTCCCTCGGCCTCTTCTGGGCGGCGGGCGGCGTGGGCCTGCTCCTCGGCGCCCGCCTGGCCCGCCCCTTCGCGGCCCGCGTCGGCTACGGCCGCGCCCTGGTCCTCAGCCTCACCCCGGCGACCCTCCTGGTCCCCCTGCTCGACCGGGGCCCCTGGCTCTGGCTGGCGGGCGCGGGCTGGATGCTGGCGATGATGAAGGTCGGCGCGAACAACGTCCTAGGGGTCAGCCTCCGCCAGCACCTCACCCCGGACCCCCTCCTGGGCCGCATGAACGCCACTTTCCGCTTCATGCTCACCGGCGCCCTCGCCCTGGGCGCCGCGACCTCGGGTTTCCTGACGGAGCTCACCACCCTCCACACCACCCTGTGGGCGGGCGCAGTGGTCATGGCCCTCGCCTGGCTCCCCCTGTCCCTGTCACCGGTCCGCGAGAGGGTGTCCCTCGACGGAACGTGA
- a CDS encoding RsmB/NOP family class I SAM-dependent RNA methyltransferase — protein sequence MSEQPRQPRRRPAAGGGGKPSGNQGGKPGKQAKPYRRPQKDPVRMLAFEVLRAVDERDAYANLVLPPLLRKARQDESFEARDAALATELVYGTLRRQGTYDAIIAACVDRPLREVDPPVLDVLALGAHQLLGTRIPTHAAVSASVELARVVLGDGRAKFVNAVLRKISAHDLDGWLERVAPPYEDDAEEHLAVYHSHPRWVVSALWDALGGGRAGIEDLLEADNERPEVTLVARPGRSTPEELLEAVGEDSALPGRWSPYAVRMAEGGEPGALEAVREGRAGVQDEGSQLVAMALAAVPVDGRDERWLDGCAGPGGKAALLAALAAQRGAFLLASEKQPHRARLVEKALAGNPGPYQVIAADGTRPPWRPGSFDRVLMDVPCSGLGALRRRPEARWRRRPQDLEGFAPLQRGLLREALSAVRVGGVVGYATCSPHLAETRVVVDDVLKGRGAGASPVSAELIDARPFMAGVPALGDGPDVQLWPHLHGTDAMYLALLRRTA from the coding sequence GTGAGCGAACAGCCTCGTCAGCCTCGTCGTCGTCCCGCCGCGGGCGGGGGTGGCAAGCCGTCCGGCAATCAGGGCGGCAAGCCCGGCAAGCAGGCCAAGCCGTACCGGCGGCCGCAGAAGGACCCCGTCCGGATGCTCGCCTTCGAGGTGCTGCGGGCGGTCGACGAGCGCGACGCCTACGCGAACCTCGTCCTGCCGCCGCTGCTGCGCAAGGCCCGCCAGGACGAGAGCTTCGAGGCGCGCGACGCGGCACTGGCCACCGAGCTCGTCTACGGGACGCTGCGCCGCCAGGGGACGTACGACGCGATCATCGCCGCCTGCGTCGACCGCCCGCTGCGGGAGGTGGACCCGCCGGTGTTGGACGTGCTCGCGCTCGGGGCGCACCAGCTGCTGGGGACCCGGATCCCGACGCACGCGGCGGTCTCCGCGAGCGTGGAGCTCGCGCGCGTGGTGCTCGGCGACGGGCGTGCCAAGTTCGTGAACGCTGTCCTGCGGAAGATCTCCGCGCACGATCTGGACGGCTGGCTGGAGCGGGTCGCCCCGCCGTACGAGGACGATGCCGAGGAGCACCTCGCCGTCTACCACTCGCACCCGCGCTGGGTCGTCAGCGCGCTGTGGGACGCGCTGGGCGGCGGGCGCGCCGGGATCGAGGACCTGCTGGAGGCCGACAACGAGCGGCCCGAGGTCACGCTGGTCGCACGGCCCGGGCGGTCCACGCCCGAGGAGCTGCTGGAGGCCGTCGGCGAGGACTCGGCGCTGCCGGGGCGCTGGTCCCCGTACGCCGTCCGGATGGCCGAGGGCGGCGAGCCGGGCGCGCTGGAGGCGGTGCGCGAGGGCCGCGCCGGTGTCCAGGACGAGGGCAGCCAGCTGGTGGCGATGGCCCTGGCCGCCGTGCCCGTGGACGGGCGCGACGAGCGCTGGCTGGACGGCTGCGCGGGACCGGGCGGCAAGGCGGCCCTGCTGGCGGCGCTGGCCGCGCAGCGCGGGGCGTTCCTGCTGGCCTCGGAGAAGCAGCCGCACCGGGCGCGGCTGGTGGAGAAGGCGCTGGCGGGCAACCCCGGTCCGTACCAGGTCATCGCGGCGGACGGCACCCGGCCGCCGTGGCGGCCGGGATCCTTCGACCGCGTGCTGATGGACGTGCCGTGCTCCGGCCTGGGCGCGCTGCGGCGCCGCCCGGAGGCGCGCTGGCGGCGCCGGCCCCAGGACCTGGAGGGCTTCGCGCCGCTCCAGCGGGGGCTGCTGCGGGAGGCGCTGTCGGCGGTACGGGTGGGCGGCGTCGTGGGCTACGCGACCTGCTCGCCCCACCTGGCGGAGACCCGGGTGGTCGTGGACGACGTCCTCAAGGGCCGGGGCGCGGGCGCGTCGCCGGTGTCGGCCGAACTGATCGACGCCCGCCCGTTCATGGCCGGCGTCCCGGCGCTGGGTGACGGCCCGGACGTCCAGCTGTGGCCGCACCTGCACGGGACGGACGCGATGTATCTGGCGTTGCTGAGGCGTACGGCGTAG
- a CDS encoding primosomal protein N' encodes MREMVAEAKAKAPKAKPRTWRGAALAEELPVARILVNKGVLHLDQLWDYAVPAELSEAAQPGVRVRVRFGAGSHQVHGGRREGGGLIDGFIVERRAESDYNGALAALAHVVSPEVVLSPRMLALARAVADRYAGSLADVLQLALPPRNARAEAKPSPEPLPPPAAPEPAGWERYGAGPAFLRALATGGTPRAVWTALPGPGWADELARAMAATLASGRGALAVLPDGRTAARVDAALTALLGPGRHALLTAESGPEKRYRQWLAVHRGSVRAVIGTRAAMFAPVRDLGLVAIWDDGDSSHSDDNAPFPHVREVLELRAVSDGCGFLAGSTSCTVEAAQLVESGWARPLVAARETVRACAPRIRTVGDELLARDEAARAARLPSLAWETVREGLKTGPVLVQVPRRGYVPRLACERCRTPARCKVCAGPLEAPDERDLQCGWCGRAEQSWHCEECGSFRLRAQVVGARRTAEELGRAFPAVPVRTSGRDHVLDEVPDRPALVVCTPGAEPVAAGEGYAAALLLDGWAMLTRPDLRAGEDALRRWIGAASLVRGEGQVVVVAEPTLRPVQALVRWDPVGHAVRELAERAQLGFPPVSRMAAVAGRAEAVEAFLAAAELPSDAEVLGPVPLPGRRGERSPGERALVRVPPGSGAALAAALKSAQAARLARGVSAAESVRVRIDPPDIG; translated from the coding sequence ATGCGGGAGATGGTCGCCGAGGCGAAGGCCAAGGCGCCCAAGGCCAAGCCGCGCACCTGGCGGGGCGCCGCGCTCGCCGAGGAGCTCCCCGTCGCCCGGATCCTCGTCAACAAGGGCGTCCTCCACCTCGACCAGCTCTGGGACTACGCCGTCCCCGCCGAGCTCTCCGAGGCCGCGCAGCCCGGCGTCCGCGTCCGGGTCCGCTTCGGGGCCGGCTCCCACCAGGTGCACGGCGGCCGCCGCGAGGGCGGCGGGCTGATCGACGGCTTCATCGTCGAGCGCCGCGCCGAATCCGACTACAACGGGGCGCTCGCCGCCCTCGCCCACGTCGTCTCGCCCGAGGTGGTGCTCAGCCCGCGCATGCTGGCCCTCGCCCGGGCCGTCGCCGACCGGTACGCGGGCAGCCTGGCCGACGTCCTCCAGCTCGCCCTGCCCCCGCGCAACGCCCGCGCCGAGGCCAAGCCGTCCCCGGAGCCGCTGCCCCCGCCCGCCGCGCCCGAACCCGCCGGCTGGGAGCGGTACGGTGCCGGGCCCGCCTTCCTGCGCGCCCTCGCCACCGGCGGGACCCCGCGCGCCGTGTGGACCGCGCTGCCCGGCCCCGGCTGGGCCGACGAACTCGCCCGCGCCATGGCGGCCACCCTCGCCTCCGGCCGGGGCGCCCTCGCGGTCCTGCCCGACGGGCGCACCGCCGCCCGGGTCGACGCGGCGCTCACCGCCCTGCTCGGGCCGGGCCGGCACGCGCTGCTGACCGCCGAGTCGGGGCCGGAGAAGCGCTACCGGCAGTGGCTCGCCGTGCACCGCGGCTCGGTGCGGGCCGTCATCGGCACCCGCGCCGCGATGTTCGCGCCCGTACGGGACCTCGGTCTGGTCGCCATCTGGGACGACGGGGACTCCAGCCACAGCGACGACAACGCCCCGTTCCCGCACGTCCGGGAGGTGCTGGAACTGCGCGCGGTCAGCGACGGCTGCGGCTTCCTCGCCGGGAGCACGAGCTGCACCGTGGAGGCCGCGCAACTCGTCGAGTCCGGCTGGGCGCGGCCGCTGGTCGCCGCCCGCGAGACGGTGAGGGCGTGTGCGCCCCGGATCCGGACCGTCGGGGACGAGCTGCTGGCCCGGGACGAGGCGGCGCGCGCGGCGCGGCTGCCCAGCCTGGCGTGGGAGACCGTACGGGAGGGGCTGAAGACCGGGCCCGTACTGGTGCAGGTGCCGCGGCGGGGCTATGTGCCCCGGCTGGCGTGCGAGCGGTGCCGGACCCCGGCCCGCTGCAAGGTCTGCGCGGGACCGCTGGAGGCCCCCGACGAGCGGGACCTCCAGTGCGGCTGGTGCGGGCGGGCCGAGCAGTCCTGGCACTGCGAGGAATGCGGGTCGTTCCGGCTGCGCGCCCAGGTGGTGGGCGCCCGGCGGACCGCCGAGGAGCTGGGGCGGGCCTTCCCCGCCGTGCCCGTCCGGACGTCCGGACGCGATCACGTACTGGACGAGGTGCCGGACCGGCCGGCGCTGGTGGTGTGCACGCCCGGGGCGGAACCGGTCGCCGCGGGCGAGGGGTACGCGGCGGCGCTGCTGCTGGACGGCTGGGCCATGCTGACCCGGCCCGACCTGCGGGCCGGGGAGGACGCCCTGCGGCGCTGGATCGGCGCCGCCTCGCTCGTACGGGGGGAGGGGCAGGTCGTGGTGGTCGCCGAGCCGACGCTGCGGCCGGTCCAGGCCCTGGTGCGGTGGGACCCGGTGGGCCATGCCGTACGGGAGCTCGCGGAGCGGGCCCAGCTGGGGTTCCCGCCGGTGTCCCGGATGGCCGCGGTCGCCGGGCGGGCCGAGGCCGTCGAGGCCTTCCTGGCCGCCGCCGAACTGCCGTCGGACGCGGAGGTCCTGGGCCCGGTGCCGCTGCCGGGCCGGCGCGGGGAGCGCTCGCCGGGGGAGCGGGCCCTGGTCCGGGTGCCGCCGGGCAGCGGGGCCGCGCTGGCCGCCGCGCTCAAGTCGGCGCAGGCGGCCCGGCTGGCGCGCGGGGTGTCGGCGGCGGAATCGGTCCGGGTACGGATCGACCCGCCGGACATCGGCTGA
- a CDS encoding sugar-binding transcriptional regulator: protein MNSSEENAVSAMSAGRSALRMGPAELVQAAAMARRFYLEGKSKIQIAEEFGVSRFKVARVLETALERDLVRIEIRVPAELDAERSDALRARYGLRHAVVVESPADATEDAPDPENLGAVAADLLGELVNEGDVLGLAWGRSTIHMAASLHRLPQCTVVQLTGVYDAGTAERGSVEAVRRAAQVSGGDAHPIYAPMLLPDPATAAALRSQTGIARAFEYFDKVTVAAVSIGSWEPGISTVHDMLSDEERAHYASLGVAAEMSAHLFDSEGRRVGRDLGERCITVEADRLRRIPEVVAIAGGLRKASAIGAVLRSGLVTSLVTDTAVADYLLTESAPGLRPALDRADPDD from the coding sequence GTGAACAGCAGTGAGGAGAACGCGGTGTCTGCTATGTCGGCGGGACGGTCAGCCCTGCGGATGGGACCCGCGGAGCTGGTGCAGGCGGCGGCCATGGCGCGCCGCTTCTACCTGGAGGGCAAGTCCAAGATCCAGATCGCCGAGGAGTTCGGCGTGAGCCGCTTCAAGGTGGCCCGGGTCCTGGAGACCGCCCTCGAACGTGACCTCGTGCGCATCGAGATCCGGGTTCCGGCGGAACTCGACGCGGAGCGCTCCGACGCGCTGCGGGCCCGGTACGGGCTGCGGCACGCCGTCGTGGTGGAGTCCCCGGCCGACGCGACCGAGGACGCGCCGGACCCGGAGAACCTGGGCGCGGTCGCCGCCGACCTGCTGGGCGAGCTCGTCAACGAGGGCGACGTCCTGGGCCTCGCGTGGGGACGGTCGACCATTCACATGGCCGCCTCCCTGCACCGCCTCCCGCAGTGCACGGTGGTCCAGCTGACCGGCGTGTACGACGCGGGGACCGCCGAGCGCGGCTCCGTGGAGGCGGTACGGCGGGCCGCGCAGGTCTCCGGCGGGGACGCGCACCCGATCTACGCGCCGATGCTGCTGCCGGATCCCGCGACCGCGGCCGCGCTGCGGTCCCAGACGGGGATCGCCCGGGCGTTCGAGTACTTCGACAAGGTGACCGTCGCGGCCGTCTCGATCGGGTCGTGGGAGCCGGGCATCTCGACCGTCCACGACATGCTGAGTGACGAGGAGCGGGCGCACTACGCCTCGCTGGGTGTCGCGGCCGAGATGTCGGCTCACCTGTTCGACTCCGAGGGGCGCCGGGTCGGCCGGGACCTCGGCGAGCGGTGCATCACCGTGGAGGCGGACCGGCTGCGCCGGATCCCCGAGGTCGTGGCGATCGCGGGCGGGCTGCGCAAGGCGTCGGCGATCGGGGCGGTGCTGCGGTCGGGGCTCGTGACCAGCCTGGTCACGGACACGGCGGTCGCGGACTACCTGCTGACCGAGTCGGCCCCGGGGCTGCGGCCGGCGCTGGACCGGGCCGACCCGGACGACTGA
- the metK gene encoding methionine adenosyltransferase, whose product MSRRLFTSESVTEGHPDKIADQISDTILDALLTEDPTSRVAVETLITTGLVHIAGEVTTKAYAPIAQLVRDKILEIGYDSSKKGFDGASCGVSVSIGAQSPDIAQGVDTAYEKRVEGDEDELDKQGAGDQGLMFGYACDETPELMPLPIHIAHRLSRRLSEVRKNGTIPYLRPDGKTQVTIEYDGDKAVRLDTVVVSSQHAADIDLDSLLAPDIREFVVEHVLAQLVEDGIKLDTEGYRLLVNPTGRFEIGGPMGDAGLTGRKIIIDTYGGMARHGGGAFSGKDPSKVDRSAAYAMRWVAKNVVAAGLASRCEVQVAYAIGKAEPVGLFVETFGTAKVEVQKIEDAIGQVFDLRPAAIIRDLDLLRPIYAQTAAYGHFGRELPDFTWERTDRVDALRAAAGL is encoded by the coding sequence GTGTCCCGCCGCCTGTTCACCTCGGAGTCCGTGACCGAGGGCCACCCCGACAAGATCGCTGACCAGATCAGCGACACGATCCTCGACGCACTCCTCACCGAGGACCCGACCTCGCGCGTGGCCGTGGAGACCCTCATCACCACCGGCCTCGTGCACATCGCGGGAGAGGTGACGACGAAGGCGTACGCGCCGATCGCGCAGCTCGTCCGCGACAAGATCCTCGAGATCGGCTACGACTCCTCCAAGAAGGGCTTCGACGGCGCCTCCTGTGGCGTGTCGGTGTCCATCGGCGCCCAGTCCCCGGACATCGCGCAGGGTGTCGACACCGCTTACGAGAAGCGCGTCGAGGGTGACGAGGACGAGCTCGACAAGCAGGGCGCCGGCGACCAGGGCCTGATGTTCGGGTACGCCTGCGACGAGACCCCCGAGCTCATGCCGCTCCCGATCCACATCGCGCACCGGCTCTCGCGCCGCCTGTCCGAGGTCCGCAAGAACGGGACCATCCCGTACCTGCGCCCCGACGGCAAGACCCAGGTCACCATCGAGTACGACGGCGACAAGGCCGTCCGCCTCGACACCGTCGTCGTCTCCTCGCAGCACGCCGCGGACATCGACCTGGACTCGCTGCTCGCTCCCGACATCCGCGAGTTCGTCGTCGAGCACGTGCTGGCGCAGCTCGTCGAGGACGGCATCAAGCTCGACACCGAGGGCTACCGCCTGCTGGTGAACCCGACCGGGCGCTTCGAGATCGGCGGCCCGATGGGCGACGCCGGCCTGACCGGCCGCAAGATCATCATCGACACCTACGGCGGCATGGCCCGTCACGGCGGCGGCGCCTTCTCGGGCAAGGACCCGTCGAAGGTGGACCGCTCGGCCGCGTACGCGATGCGCTGGGTCGCGAAGAACGTGGTCGCCGCCGGTCTCGCCTCGCGCTGCGAGGTACAGGTCGCGTACGCCATCGGCAAGGCCGAGCCGGTGGGCCTGTTCGTCGAGACCTTCGGCACCGCCAAGGTCGAGGTCCAGAAGATCGAGGACGCGATCGGCCAGGTCTTCGACCTGCGTCCCGCCGCGATCATCCGCGACCTGGACCTGCTGCGCCCGATCTACGCCCAGACCGCCGCGTACGGCCACTTCGGCCGTGAGCTGCCGGACTTCACCTGGGAGCGCACGGACCGCGTGGACGCGCTGCGCGCGGCCGCCGGCCTGTAG
- the rpoZ gene encoding DNA-directed RNA polymerase subunit omega: MSSSITAPEGIINPPIDELLEATDSKYSLVIYAAKRARQINAYYSQLGEGLLEYVGPLVDTHVHEKPLSIALREINAGLLTSEAIEAPAQ; encoded by the coding sequence GTGTCCTCTTCCATCACTGCGCCCGAGGGCATCATCAACCCGCCGATCGACGAGCTGCTCGAGGCCACGGACTCGAAGTACAGCCTCGTGATCTACGCGGCCAAGCGCGCGCGTCAGATCAACGCGTACTACTCGCAGCTCGGTGAGGGCCTGCTCGAGTACGTCGGCCCGCTGGTGGACACCCACGTCCACGAGAAGCCGCTTTCGATCGCGCTGCGCGAGATCAACGCGGGTCTGCTGACCTCCGAGGCCATCGAGGCCCCGGCCCAGTAA
- the coaBC gene encoding bifunctional phosphopantothenoylcysteine decarboxylase/phosphopantothenate--cysteine ligase CoaBC, which produces MVKPKVVLGVSGGIAAYKACELLRLLTESGHEVRVVPTAASLNFVGAATWAALSGNPAGTEVWETVHEVPHVRIGQNADLVVVAPATADMLAKAAHGLADDLLTNTLLTARCPVVFAPAMHTEMWEHPATRENVATLRRRGAVVIEPAVGRLTGKDTGKGRLPDPEEIYEVCRRVLARGAAGPDLAGRHVVISAGGTREPLDPVRFLGNRSSGKQGYALARTAAARGARVTLVAANTALADPAGVDVVRVGTALQLREAVLKAAADADAVVMAAAVADFRPAVYADGKIKKKDGQEPAPVNLVRNPDILAEISADRAKHGQVVVGFAAETDDVLANGRNKLVRKGCDLLVVNEVGETKTFGSEENEAVILASDGTETPVAHGPKEALADAIWDQVAPRLAPRTP; this is translated from the coding sequence GTGGTTAAGCCGAAGGTCGTGCTCGGAGTCAGCGGCGGGATCGCCGCCTACAAGGCGTGCGAGCTGCTGCGCCTGCTGACCGAGTCCGGGCACGAGGTACGGGTCGTCCCCACGGCGGCGTCCCTCAACTTCGTGGGCGCGGCCACCTGGGCCGCGCTGTCGGGGAACCCGGCCGGTACCGAGGTCTGGGAGACCGTCCACGAGGTCCCGCACGTGCGCATCGGGCAGAACGCCGACCTCGTGGTCGTCGCCCCGGCCACCGCGGACATGCTGGCCAAGGCCGCCCACGGACTGGCCGACGACCTCCTCACCAACACGCTGCTGACCGCCCGCTGCCCGGTGGTCTTCGCGCCCGCGATGCACACCGAGATGTGGGAGCACCCGGCCACCCGGGAGAACGTGGCCACGCTGCGCCGCCGCGGCGCCGTCGTCATCGAGCCCGCCGTCGGCCGGCTGACCGGCAAGGACACCGGCAAGGGGCGGCTGCCCGACCCCGAGGAGATCTACGAGGTCTGCCGCCGGGTCCTGGCGCGCGGCGCGGCCGGGCCCGACCTGGCCGGGCGCCACGTGGTGATCAGCGCGGGCGGCACCCGCGAGCCGCTCGACCCGGTCCGCTTCCTCGGCAACCGCTCCTCCGGCAAGCAGGGCTACGCGCTGGCCCGCACCGCCGCCGCCCGCGGCGCCCGGGTCACCCTGGTGGCCGCCAACACCGCGCTGGCCGACCCGGCAGGGGTGGACGTCGTACGGGTGGGCACCGCCCTCCAGCTACGGGAGGCGGTGCTCAAGGCGGCCGCCGACGCCGACGCCGTGGTGATGGCGGCGGCCGTGGCCGACTTCCGGCCCGCCGTCTACGCCGACGGCAAGATCAAGAAGAAGGACGGCCAGGAGCCCGCCCCGGTGAACCTTGTGCGAAATCCGGACATCCTCGCGGAGATCTCGGCCGATCGGGCGAAGCACGGGCAGGTCGTCGTCGGTTTCGCCGCCGAAACGGACGATGTCCTCGCGAACGGGCGGAACAAACTCGTCCGCAAGGGATGTGATCTTCTCGTGGTCAATGAGGTCGGCGAGACCAAGACCTTCGGTTCCGAGGAGAACGAGGCGGTCATCCTGGCATCCGACGGGACGGAAACCCCGGTGGCCCATGGTCCGAAGGAAGCGCTGGCGGACGCCATTTGGGACCAGGTCGCTCCGCGACTCGCGCCCCGAACGCCCTGA
- the rpe gene encoding ribulose-phosphate 3-epimerase yields MAVQINPSILSADFARLAEEAKAVEGADWLHVDVMDNHFVPNLTLGMPIVESLSRATDIPLDLHLMIEDPDRWAPQYVEAGAGSVTFHAEAAAAPVRLAREIRAKGARAAMALKPATPIEQYEDLLPELDMVLIMTVEPGFGGQSFLDIMLPKVRRTRELIAKHGLDLWLQVDGGVSATTIERVAEAGADVFVAGSAVYGAVDPASAVRTLREQAGAAIAAAPWGCDH; encoded by the coding sequence ATGGCCGTTCAGATCAATCCCAGCATCCTGTCCGCGGACTTCGCCCGGCTCGCCGAGGAGGCGAAGGCCGTCGAGGGCGCGGACTGGCTGCATGTCGACGTCATGGACAACCATTTCGTCCCCAACCTCACCCTCGGAATGCCGATCGTGGAGTCCCTGAGCCGGGCCACGGACATTCCGCTGGACCTGCACCTCATGATCGAGGACCCCGACCGCTGGGCGCCGCAGTACGTGGAGGCCGGTGCCGGGTCCGTCACCTTCCACGCCGAGGCCGCCGCCGCGCCCGTGCGCCTCGCGCGGGAGATCCGGGCCAAGGGGGCGCGGGCCGCGATGGCGCTGAAGCCGGCGACTCCGATCGAGCAGTACGAGGACCTGCTGCCCGAGCTCGACATGGTGCTGATCATGACCGTCGAACCGGGCTTCGGCGGGCAGTCTTTCCTCGACATCATGCTGCCCAAGGTCCGCCGTACCCGGGAGCTGATCGCCAAGCACGGCCTGGACCTGTGGCTGCAGGTGGACGGCGGGGTCTCCGCGACGACCATCGAGCGGGTCGCCGAGGCCGGCGCCGACGTGTTCGTGGCGGGCAGCGCCGTATACGGGGCCGTCGATCCGGCGTCCGCGGTCCGGACGCTGCGCGAGCAGGCGGGCGCGGCGATCGCCGCCGCGCCGTGGGGCTGCGACCACTAG
- the fmt gene encoding methionyl-tRNA formyltransferase → MKLVFAGTPEVAVPALDALIASGRHEVAAVITRPDAPAGRGRRLVASPVAERAEEAGIEVLKPVRPRDPDFQARLREIGPDCCPVVAYGALIPKSALEIPRHGWVNLHFSLLPAWRGAAPVQHSIMAGDQVTGASTFLIEEGLDTGPVYGHLTEEIRPTDTSGDLLTRLAFAGSGLLAATMDGIEDGTLRAVGQPADGVSVAPKITVEDARIDWNAPAMRADRVVRGCTPAPGAWTVFRGERLKLISLGLVTDRTDLAPGELAPAKNNIYVGTGSHAVELLWVQPQGKKPMKGADWARGVRIAPGERVGGGDVG, encoded by the coding sequence GTGAAGCTCGTCTTCGCAGGCACCCCCGAGGTTGCCGTGCCCGCCCTGGACGCCCTCATCGCCTCCGGGCGCCACGAGGTCGCGGCCGTCATCACCCGCCCCGACGCACCGGCAGGCCGCGGCCGCCGGCTGGTCGCCAGCCCCGTCGCCGAGCGCGCCGAGGAGGCCGGGATCGAGGTCCTCAAGCCGGTCCGGCCGCGCGACCCCGACTTCCAGGCGCGGCTGCGCGAGATCGGCCCGGACTGCTGCCCGGTCGTCGCGTACGGCGCGCTGATTCCCAAGAGCGCCCTGGAGATCCCCCGCCACGGCTGGGTCAACCTGCACTTCTCGCTGCTGCCCGCGTGGCGCGGGGCCGCCCCCGTCCAGCACTCGATCATGGCGGGCGACCAGGTCACCGGTGCCTCCACCTTCCTCATCGAGGAGGGCCTGGACACCGGGCCCGTCTACGGGCACCTGACCGAGGAGATCCGGCCCACCGACACCAGCGGCGACCTGCTGACCCGCCTCGCCTTCGCCGGCTCCGGCCTGCTGGCCGCCACCATGGACGGCATCGAGGACGGCACCCTGCGCGCCGTCGGGCAGCCCGCCGACGGGGTCTCGGTCGCGCCGAAGATCACCGTCGAGGACGCCCGGATCGACTGGAACGCCCCGGCGATGCGCGCCGACCGCGTGGTGCGCGGCTGCACGCCCGCGCCGGGCGCGTGGACCGTCTTCCGCGGGGAGCGGCTCAAGCTGATCTCCCTCGGCCTGGTCACCGACCGGACCGACCTGGCACCGGGCGAGCTGGCCCCGGCGAAGAACAACATCTACGTCGGCACCGGCTCGCACGCCGTGGAGCTGCTGTGGGTGCAGCCGCAGGGCAAGAAGCCGATGAAGGGTGCCGACTGGGCGCGCGGGGTGCGGATCGCTCCCGGCGAGCGGGTCGGCGGGGGCGACGTAGGCTGA